The Candidatus Hydrogenedentota bacterium DNA window ATTCTGGCGCTCACGGCGCCGGTGCCGCAGTCGCTGCGCCTGATCAACGACGAGAACACCTGGCGCTTCGGGGCGCTGCTTTCGCCCCTGCTGACCATCCACTACAGCCCGTGTGTCGCGGCCATGGCGCTGCTGGACGGCCCGAGCGGCATCCCCGAGCCGGGCGCGGCGCGGGTGGACGAGGGGCCCGTCGCGTGGATTGCGGACAACCAGCGCAAGGGCGTGTCGCCCGGCGCGGTGGCCGTCACCATCCACGCCTCGCAGGCGTGGTCGCGCGGGCATCTGGCGGACGACCCGCAGGAGTCGGCGCGGGTGCTGGCGGAGGCGGCGCAGCCGATGCTCGAGGGGCGCATCACGGAGGTGCGCGGCCACCGCTGGCGCTACAGCGTGCCCTCCTCGACTTTGCCCAGGGGTTTTTACTTTTTGGACTGCCGCGCCCCGCTGTATTTCGCCGGGGACGCCTTCGGCGGCAACCGCATCGAGGGCGCGGTCCTTTCCGGGATGGCCCTGGCCCGCTCCGTGGCCGGGCTGGTGGAGAAGAAAGAAGTGGGCCGATGAACCTGTCCCGTGACGACATGGCGGCGCGGGCCGCCGACAAGAGGACGGTGTGGGATTTTCTGGTCATCGGGGGCGGCGCCACGGGCATGGGCGTGGCCGTGGACGCGGCGGCGCGCGGGCTCAGCGTGCTGCTGGCGGACCGGGACGACT harbors:
- a CDS encoding FAD-dependent oxidoreductase, with the translated sequence MAEWDVEKHDIVIVGAGMAGLTAARTLQDMGYDAVVLEKSRGLGGRCATRRIGAGIFDHGAQFFTVREPAFQEVVDQWLARGTAREWTRGFPTLDGITERPSHPRYYGVEGMTGLAKSLAEGLDVRREHRVKRVTEARGHWIVELDGGGRMHAGILALTAPVPQSLRLINDENTWRFGALLSPLLTIHYSPCVAAMALLDGPSGIPEPGAARVDEGPVAWIADNQRKGVSPGAVAVTIHASQAWSRGHLADDPQESARVLAEAAQPMLEGRITEVRGHRWRYSVPSSTLPRGFYFLDCRAPLYFAGDAFGGNRIEGAVLSGMALARSVAGLVEKKEVGR